One genomic region from Rhizomicrobium palustre encodes:
- the alr gene encoding alanine racemase, with the protein MDRVDDGIVSDFEAARLSVRLSAVAENFRTAQRLASPAVVAGVVKADAYGIGLTPVVKTLARAGCDTFFVARLSEGVALRKLVPEAQIFVLDGAQPDMVPALICHRLTPVLNSLAEIAAWSAAAAATHQTLDAAVHLDTGMNRLGLSAGELSILAGEHARRLSGLRVVLWMSHLACADEPEHKMNRLQLDRFKTALAMLPEGPASLSASGGILLGKDYHFDMVRPGLCLYGANPQGGPASPFQPVVSLSATIMQVRQAEKGETVGYSASHRLTRNSILGTAALGYADGILRALSNVGFVAVQGKRVPILGRISMDLLTFDLTDVEGPVHAGDQVELIGPTQSLDDVASAAHTIPYEILTSLSRRARRTYEEDAS; encoded by the coding sequence ATGGATCGGGTAGATGACGGTATCGTCAGTGACTTCGAAGCGGCGCGCTTGTCTGTGCGCTTGTCCGCTGTGGCAGAGAATTTTCGTACCGCGCAGAGGCTCGCAAGCCCCGCGGTCGTGGCGGGCGTGGTCAAGGCCGATGCCTATGGAATAGGGCTTACGCCAGTCGTCAAAACCCTGGCACGCGCAGGCTGTGATACCTTCTTTGTCGCGCGGCTTTCGGAAGGCGTGGCGCTGCGCAAGCTGGTGCCCGAAGCGCAGATTTTCGTTCTCGATGGCGCGCAGCCGGACATGGTGCCGGCGCTGATCTGCCATCGCCTGACACCGGTGCTGAACTCTCTGGCCGAGATTGCGGCCTGGTCTGCGGCGGCTGCCGCCACGCACCAGACTCTCGATGCCGCCGTGCATCTCGATACCGGCATGAACCGGCTGGGACTTTCGGCGGGCGAGTTGTCGATCCTGGCGGGCGAACATGCGCGCCGCCTCTCGGGCCTGCGCGTGGTCTTGTGGATGAGCCATCTGGCCTGCGCCGATGAGCCGGAGCACAAAATGAACCGGCTGCAGCTTGATCGCTTCAAGACCGCGCTCGCCATGCTGCCGGAAGGCCCGGCTTCGCTTTCGGCATCTGGCGGTATCCTGCTCGGCAAGGACTATCACTTCGACATGGTTCGCCCCGGGCTTTGCCTTTATGGCGCCAATCCGCAAGGCGGTCCCGCCAGCCCGTTCCAGCCGGTGGTCAGCTTGTCGGCGACGATCATGCAGGTGCGCCAAGCCGAGAAGGGCGAGACGGTGGGCTATAGCGCCAGCCATCGTTTGACGCGCAATTCCATTCTGGGCACTGCCGCGCTCGGCTATGCCGATGGTATTCTGCGCGCGCTCTCCAATGTCGGGTTCGTGGCCGTGCAGGGCAAGCGCGTGCCGATTTTGGGCCGCATCTCGATGGATCTTCTCACCTTCGATCTCACCGATGTCGAAGGGCCCGTGCATGCGGGCGATCAAGTGGAGCTGATCGGCCCCACCCAGAGCCTCGATGATGTCGCTTCTGCCGCCCACACCATTCCCTATGAAATCCTGACCTCGCTCTCGCGCCGCGCGCGGCGCACATACGAGGAAGACGCCTCATGA